In Oncorhynchus kisutch isolate 150728-3 linkage group LG11, Okis_V2, whole genome shotgun sequence, the genomic stretch AGTAGTCGGGGTCCTTTctatttatatatacatacatgaAGATGCTTAAAAGGTACTTGTATGCTTAATATTAAATCGGGCTAATAATATACTCTTCTGCTATGGATGAAATATACTTGCTGCCGATGCAGATTTATATCCTGTGAAAAGCCATACAGATGATGTGATGAGGTAAATTGGATTTTGTAGTTATTGAAAACCAGACTTTACACACAGATGTCTGAATCTGTTGTTGGCTTCGAAGTTCACAAGTGAGCACCTGCACGTGCGCAAACGATActgtgaaatttaaaaaaaatatttcaaatgtttagatttcaaatgaaatgttatttgtcacatgctttgtaaacaacaggtgtagtagacagggctctattcaatccgcatCGCAGAAGTTCAGCTTTTGAAgagtgattgaaatttaaagacaATGTTTCTGCTATAGCAGAAACTATGCATATATCGACtctgaaatgacctttacatttataTCGCCTCAGCTTTACACATTGAAAAAAGCCATAACAGTGATATGCTTAGTTGtgtttttcccctccccactcaggccactcccagacagtcttagCAAAATTCTTGATTGAGAAATGGCTCTTTGCTATGaatctatttttgtttatttttgaccatttcaattgaaaacaatcactgtAAAGTAATGAATTGTTACCCAGAAGTGATTTGAtatttgttacggttttcttctgtcgaaggagagtcggaccaaaatgcagcgtggtaagttagatacatgtttaataacgaagaaaaaacgaacaatacaaaaacaacaaacggaatgtgaaaacctatacagcctatttgGTGAacactaacacaaagacaggaacaatcacccacaaaacactcaaagaatatggctgtctaaatatggttcccaatcagagacaacgagaatcacctgcctctgattgagaaccgcctcaggcaaccatagactttgctagaacaccccactaagccacaatcccaaaacctacgaaaaaaaaacaatacacaaacacaccacaaaataaacccatgtcacaccctggcctgaccaaataaataaagaaaacacaaattactaagaccagggcgtgacaatattgagataaaaatgactTCCTTGGACTTTTAACTAGTGTGTAAATCACCAAGTGCTGCTGACACAATTGAAATTATATATGAGGAAAATAAAAGCAAAATAACTCAAGCAACATAATTCAAAATCTAACCCAAAATGTCACATTAAATTGTATATGTTGTTTTAATTGTTATTTATGTTGTTGTAATTGTTatataatatttgcacattttgTAAAAAAGACAAAAATATGAATTCATAGAGCTCTAATTAGGGCCTAATAACTTCTGGAATCATGAATCTGTTCAATAGTATGTCACACATCTTTCCCTACAGTTGGATGTACTGGTCCCTCCTGGGCAGTTCAACATGTTGACTGGGGACCTCTTTGCTGAGGAATGTGATTGTTTTTTCTCAGTGTCATTGTCATTCTGTATATAATggtgccggaggggatggctgccgttttacgggctcctataaccaactgtgctattttgcttGTTTTTACGCATTGTTGgtaactcattttgtacataatctTGCTGCTACTGTATCTTATGACCAAAAGAGCTCCTGgaaatcagaacagcgattactcacctcgaactggatgaagattttttctttaatgagtccgatgCAAAGGTTATAAAGCTTCGTCAAGACAAGGTCCAAATCCCCGTCATCAGTGTGAAGAAATGGTggggggaaaggggaggagggctgggtgccttgtaagaatttgCAGATgagtaggtaaaccaccactTATCTCAGCATTAagggccaacgtgcaatcattggaaaacaaactggacaatctacgattaagactatcctaccaacgggacattaaaaactgtaatattgtcatgccctgaccttagagatccttatttattctctatggttggttgggtcagggtgtgactagggtgggaatatctatgttttctatttctttgttggtttggccgagtgtggttcccaatcagaggcagctgtctattgttgtctctgattggggatcatatatactgtaagttgtgattttccgtttgggttttgtggggtgttattttctgtttagtgtctgtgcctgacggaactgttcgctttcgttttttggatttgttattttgtttgagtgtttcttgTAAATAAATAttatgaacactttccacgctgcgctttggtccactcttccttccACCGACGACGAGCGGTACAAATATCTTATGTTttaccgagtcgtggctgaatgatgacggATAACATAGAgctaaactgtagaccacactatctaccaagagagttcttatctatattattcgtagctgtctatttaccaccacaaacagatgctggcactaagaccacactcaacgaacTGTATAAGGCCttaagaaaacaagaaaatgctcatccagaagcggcgctcctagtggccggggactttaatggaGGCAAAATTAAATCCggtttacctcatttctaccagcaaaacaaaacaaatctaaaagtaacacaagaacaCATttcataacaataatgaggctatatacgggggtaccggtgtcacgccctgaccttagttatcattgttttctttattattttggttaggtcagggtgtgacgagggtggaatgtgtgtttttgtcttgtccagttttttttgtaattctatggggttttggtatgtctaggtatatgtaggtctatggtggcctgaattggttcccattcagagacagctgtttatcgttgtctctgattggggatcctatttagatttccattttccattttggttttgtgggttattgtctatgtgtagttatGCACTCGGTTTAGCATagcgtcacgttcgttttgttagtTTGTGTAAGTGTTCTTTTTtaattaaagaagaatgtattcttatcacCTTGGTCTCATCATTACGACAAACGTGACAACCAgttaatgtgcgggggtacagtttAGTCGAGGTAATAATATACAGAGTGTAGCAGCAGtgcaaaaacaaagggggggggggggggggggggggtcaatgtaagtaGTCTGGGAGGACAATTGagtaattgttcagcagtcttatggcttgggggtagaggctgttaaggagccttttggtccagtatcgcttgccgtgcggttgCAGGGAGAACAtacgacttgggtgactggagtctttgacaattatttggaccttcctctgacaccaactagtatattttttttaaatttaaattttacctttatttaaccaggcaagtcagttaagaacacattcttattttcaatgatggcctgggaacagtgggttaactgcctgttcaggggcagaaagacagatttgtaccttgtcagctcgggggtttgaactcgcaaccttccggttactagtccaacgctctcaccgctacgctgccgccccagcggggggaaaaaaatgttgcttggtgatgtactgggccgtacacactaccctctgtagagccttccAGTCAGacaccgagcagttgccataccaggtggtggtgcaaccgttcaggatgctctcaatggtgcagctgaagaactttttgaggatctggagacccatgccaaatcttttcagtctcctgagggggaaaaggtgttctcgtgccctcttcacaactgtcttgatgtgtttggacaatgatagttcattggtgatgtgacctcaaggaacttgaaactctcgagcagctccactacagccccgtcaatgttaattggggcctgtttggcccgccttttcctgtagtccaggatcagctcacattgagggagaggttgttgtccaggtaccacactgccaggtctctgacctcctccttataggctgtctcatcgttgtcggtaatcaggcctaccactgttgtgtcgtcagcaaacttaatgatggtgttggagttgtgtttggccacgcagtcgtgggtgaacagggagtacaggaggggactaaacacCCTCTCCtgagggaccccagtgttgaggatcagcgtggctgaTGTGTTATGGccaacccttaccacctgggtgagGCCcggcaggaagtccaggatccagttgcagcggaagtgttttgtcccagggtccttagcttagtgatgagctttgtgagcactatggtgttgaacgctgaactgcattctcacataggtgttccttttgtccaggtgggaaagggcattgtggggtgcaattgagattgtgtcaccggtggatctgttggggtggtatacaaattggagtggatctaggttTTCCAGGATGATgcagttgatgtgagccatgaccatcctttcaaagcacttcatggctaccgacgtgagtgctacggggcagtgataatttaggcaggttaccttcgcttcctttggcacagggactatggtggtctgcttgaaacatgtcggTGTTACAGACTTCGTCAGGAAGcggttgaaaatgtctgtgaagacacttgccagttggtccacatACAAGTATACATACGTGTGTGACCAGATGAATGtcattgcgtcccaaatggcacccttttccctatgggtcctggtcaaaagtagtgcaccatattgggaatagggtgctacgTTGGATGTTTCTAATGGGTTTTATACTGCAGCAGGTGGCACTCTTGACTTTTTCCTCTTGCTTTTGTGTGAAGTCATTTCACAGCCAGCTGGATAAACTTTGGGAATCAGTTTGTTACCATTCTATTTATATGGTTGTGTAGAGACTATCCAAACCCTTTTCATACATCTAGCACTGGAATCCCCATCAGTTAATATTTTATGGTACATAACTTACCAGGCAGAGAATTACATGGGAAATGGTAATTACATAGTAATACCAGTAatacctgacccctaacccctgaactttacccacagacaggtagaggaatCCATTTAGACACCCCTTAACTATTCTCCCTCAGATGATGTCCTTTGTATCCATTCCTGACATTATTTAATATGAGTGTTGTTGTATAATGTCAGAACAGTGGACAACTCGTTATTGGATGAAACTAGGACTGAATCCAAGCTGATGTGGGACATTCTGACATTCTGACATTCCAAACTCCACTTAGAGGTGATCCTTGGACTAAATTCCACCTTGTCATCAATTAGTATGTAAAAATAATTAAATACAGTTAGTGTACATTCTAGCTGGAAACAAATATCTCCAAGTAAATGTTCAGAGTGCAATTTGTTAAATTCTCCTTCCCTTTCTTCATAAATAGAAATGGCCTTATTCTATGTCACCGAGTATGACATTCTCTCAGTCTgatatctgagagagagaaacgTATTCATAAATGTGCCTCATTGACAAAAATTGTGTAACTTGGGAGTTCTGAAACCCTAGCCGGGTACTGGCTATGGCCCTTTGGAATGTGCTGGCTCTAACTGAACAGAGATCCTCTAGCTGGCCAGCCCCCTAAAGAGCTGGCTCCAAGAGGTCCTGGGAATCCCAGCGTAGCTAGTGCTGAATCAGTCCTATACACTCTAATATTCTAAATAAACATTCTTTAGTTCTTTGAAGGACTTCCTCAGTTGTGACACTCAATGTTCGATTAATAACAGAAGTCGGTGCTAATCCAAatgtgaatttatttcaattttcaAAAAGTGCAAAAGCATGGTGGTAAATTTTTGCACACCGGCTGAATGCGAACATAAGACATATTTAAAAAACATAACAGTCAACACGCTTTGGGGGTGTGGGGTTACAGTCAAAACAGTCTGTGCGACATTCATAAATAAAATGAATATAAAAAAGATGCAGTATGTGACAGGCAGCGGGCCAGGACAAAACCTCAACAGCAGATTTGTGTTTCTATGATAACCAAGCCAATGGTAGATGACTTATGCGTTCACCAAGGTGACAAACTCTGTGGAAACAAGGAGGAAACAACAACAGTTATTGCAGTGGCAGGTCTTGATGAGATCTCTTAAAAAATGCACCTCATAAAATCCTCATTCCTACATGGCATTTAAAAGTAGTTATATGTAACTAGTAGTTACACGATTCATAAAAGCAGTTACTTGTTATTTTTAGGGGTACTTTCATATCCAATTTATATCCAATTGGATCTTGGTCTTGTCCCATTACTGCAACTCCCATAATGACTCAGGAGAGGTGACGCtagagagccatgcgtcctccgaaacacaaccctgccaagtcACACTGCTCACTTTAACCCGGAAGCCCTGCGcaacgtgtcagaggaaacactgtacagctggcgaccgaagtcagtgtgcatgcgcctggcctgccacaaggagtcgctagagtgcgatgggacaaggtcatcccttgtagtgacgcctcaagcactgcgatgcagtgccttagaccgctgtgccactagGGAGGCCTAGTTACTTGTTATAGTTACTTGGCCAATTGAATAGGGTAAAGTACATAGTTGCTAGTTTGATAGTTTAATTGAAATGTGTAAAAGTGATTTGTTTACCATCTACTCCGATCATGCCATCACCATCAACATCTCCTGCTGCAAGGAAGGCCTTGGTCTCTTTTTCTGTCAGAGCTCTGGCACCAGCAGAGAAGGTCTGGAGGAACAGcctggagaaagaggaggagggtggaagagagggagggagagagggaaagaaggagggaggaagggagagcaagagggaggaaggagggaggagatagggagggagagagggaggaggcatTTTTTGAAAATGGTGTGCTATTTTCCTATGTGAATTCATGACTTTTGAATTCATTAGTTGAATAAAAATGCATTTAACCCTCGAATTGACTCTTGGATCTATTTTAGTTGAAAATATTTACATTTCTGGCCTCAGAATAGTCAGAAGGGAATAGCCCAAATATGGAGGTTACTGGTGTTCATTTCAGTTGAAGGGTGTGTTTATGTTACCCCTATGCAATCAAATGAATATGGGACTTGGTGGGTAGAGAGCAAGGAATAGTCAAGATATGCACTGGTATTAATTTCAGTTTCAAGGCTAGTGTTGCGTTGTACTGGACAGTAACGTAGCCTTTGACAACTGAATCAACATGAGACTTACTTGAGCTCATCCTCCTCAATGAAGCCACTCTTGTCCTGGTCAACGAAGTAGAAGGCTTTCTTCAAATCCTCAGCAGACTTTCCGACCAGGCCAACCTTGGTGAAGAACTCCTTGTGGTTGAAGGACTCAGCAGCTGTGAGGGATAAACACAGTGGTCATTTCAACATCACAACCTGCTCATGGATGATTAAACCTGGTCAATATGGCCCCTTTCACTTTCACTGACATTGGTTGTCATAAATCAATTAAGTGTAGCACACCTGCACTATGCTTGAGGGCAGCAGCGATATCCTCATCCTTAAGCATTCCCTTGAAAGCCATTTTTAGATTctgagaactggagagagagaaagtgagagaagagagaagagagcgagaaaaACATTTTCGAAGTCCTGAACATAAATATTTAACAGTAAATACATAGACTATCTTTTGACTGATAACCACAACTGTCAAGAAAACTGTCTTAGGCTTATAGATATACCTTTTTTCAAAGGTTCTTTAATTAATTAACCAATTATTTAGTTGATTCATGGATTTAAATGGATAAGAAATAGCATTGGTTCTGTTTTATCTGTATCCTACAAGTTTACATTCCAAACTTAGCTCCTCTGTGCTCAAAGGCAGAGTGCCCCAATGCAAGAAACTACAGTAGGCCAGCACGCATACAGTAGTATGCTGTGACCCATGACCTTTAGCTCTGCTAGACCTGTTTCTATTCTGTCTCTCAACCATTCACACACAAAGATTCCCATAGGACTTTCACTGTCATGAAAGTCCAGCCATGGTATTTTAGATTGAGAACAAGCATTGGTTTAGAAATAAAGATTGAGTAAGACATGTCTGCCAGCGACAGTAAGTCTTTTTTAGAGTGGTCCTCGAACTGACATTCCCCGTGAGCCAAAAACATGGCATAagtcctccatctccatctctcaggTAAACGCTTGAAGtcccatatttattttattttttaaaactccaACTCCAAACACATTCCAGATAGAAACGTTTCCCTCTTCATTTTTACTGAATGTATTCCGTGGAGGTTGTAAATAAAGATCTTTGCGTGTTGTTGAAAACCATTGGTGGTCAGTAAATTAGAACATCAGTCCGATTGAGGGAACTCACCTTTGGAAGATTAGTGGCGAGGAGGCAGTTGTATCTCAGTGTAGGGCCGGATGAAGCAATTCTCCTTTAGCTCTCACATTATATACTCTCGCCCTTCAAGGTGTAACGCACACCATATGCTTAGGGTTAGTTTTGGAAAAATGTGTCTAGTAGTCAAATTGTGCTATTTTTATCCTTTCAACTAAGGATATGCATGCAGTCCTTGGTGAAACGCAAGGCGTGCATTTTTGGGCTCAAGCTCATCTACTCATTCAGCTGCATGTTGGAGGTAAAATGCCTGCAATGCATATTGGTTTTGTAATATGACCCCTTATCTGCAACCTCAGTGAGTTTCTGAATGTGTAGAACAAGTCTTACATCATAAAACAGATATGAACCATTTAGTATATGTCAAATCACATCATTTAGTTTTATATGATTTATACACAAATGTAACTGTTTTAAGCTAGTGTACATTACAGTATTAACCATTATGGATACTAACATCTCTGTTTGCCGCAAATTGATATATTCATGTGATGTAGGCCTCAATTTTATACTTCATCATTCTTATGCTAGACGATATTGTGGTTGTTGTACTTGTAAACAATATAAATCACCTACATACCAGCACAGTCTCATTTAAAAATGTTAaaagttgctgttgttgttgatagAAACATAGACATAATCTTCTTGACAGTTGAAATGTTCCAAAGTTATCAGTTTATAGCAAGAAACTTAATCCCTCGTCTGCCCTTCATATAATCACGAGGAAATCACCTGGTTTGGATGATCTACTGCAGTTGGATACACATGAGAGGAATATAGAAGTTTGTTGACTTGACTCCTTACCCTGAGCTACATGCTCATGTAAGGCCCAGCCTGTCAATGACATGGCATGGATACATCACAGTGTCGTACGAAGACAGGTGCTATATAATTTATGGTCAAACCCagatacagtatatgtatatactTTCCATCAGAGAAAGACAGCTGCAGGCGAGGCAAGGGTTATACCAAAGACTGTTTATTTGTGTTGGTTTACAATATCATATTTTCCTTTGTCAAAACTACCTCAAATTATACTACTAGTACTGACAGACAGAGGCTGGACCAACCCAAGAAGGCGCTGAGCAGATTCACACAGACCATGTACAGCTTGTATTCAAATTGTTAAAATAcatatcttcctcctcttcatgtCTTTATGAAGACATGACAAGGTTGGAGAACTCTGATAGAgagacaaacaaaccaaaaatgAAAATGTGCTCATTAACCTTCAATATGCAGAATGTAGAGATTGAATTACTTTCCAACCTACATTCCAAACTAGGTTTCTGATCCAGTGTGACGAGCCCCCTTGGAGAAGTTCTGGAGGAAAagcctaatacacacacacacacaagcatgaaaCACAAAACATTAAAGTAGTATTgcatacagtacactatacagcATAGATTTGTGTTTTGATTGTATCCATCTAACGGATCAGAAGTACTTGTATTAGGCATCAATTGTTGAGAAACTAAAGAAAAATACTTCTTAGTGTGATATCTGCTTAGTATCAGCTGCTGTTTTGATCATGGGTTCAAGTATGTTATATTGAGACTCAACTGTAGATCGTCCTGTTCGATGTAGCCACTCTTGTTCTGGTCCAGGATCACAGAAGATCTTCTCAATCTCAGGGGGAGACTTCTTGGACAATCCCACCATCGCAAAAAAACCTATTTGGGCTGAAGGAGTCGTTTGCTAATAGCAGAATGGACAATGCAAAATGACAAGTGACCAAACAAACCGCTGACGTTTGAAGTTATTAGTTCATATCTCACAGAGTTTCCTTTTCATTGGACTTCTTGAGTCTtaatataaacacatttgtgaAGCCACAATCATATACACAAAGATATACTGCATTCATGAGACCCTAAGATAAAAATTCTAATAATTTTATTGGTCAATTGCAAACAAGGTCCAAGCCCCCCCATCAATAggcacaccataccccataatgaaaagctaatttatataaaaataaaataaaaatggaaatatctaatttgtgtgcttagggtcgttgtcctgttggaaggtgaaccttcaccccagtctggggtcctgagcgccctggagcaggttttgattaaggatctctctgtactttgctctgttaatctttccctcgatccttactagtctctcagtccctgctgctgaaaaacatcccaacagctgccaccaccgtgcttcactgtagggatggtgccaggtttcctccagacgtgaagcttggcattcaggccaaagagttcaacctcggtttcatcaaaccagagaatctcttTTGTCATTgtctgagtgtcctttaggtgcactccaagtgggctgtcatgtgccttttactgaggagcagcttctgtctggccactctaccacaaaggcctgattggtggagtggtgcagagatggttgtccttctgaaaggttctcccatctccacagaggaactctggagctgtcagagggaccattgggttcttggtcacctcccttaccaaggcccttctcccccgattgctgtttggccgggcggccagctctaggaagagtcttggtggttccaaacttcttccatttaagaatgatggagaccactgtgtttttAGGAAtcttcaatgcttcagaaattctttggtacccttccctagatctgtgcctcgacacagtcctgtctcggagctctatggacaattccttcaacctcatggcttggttttagctctgacatgcactgtctttctgagggaccttaaatagacaggtgtgtgccttttcaaatcatgtccaatcaaacaggtggactctaatcaagttgggatgcacctgagctcaatttcgagtctcatagcgaagggtttgaatacttatgtaaataaggtattttagtTTTTAATtattaataaattagcaaaaaaatgtaaaacctgcttatgctttgtcattatgtggtattgtgtgtagattgatgagaaaaataataattgaatccattttagaataaggctttaacgtaacaaaatgtggaaaagggaagggatatgaatactttccgaatgcactgtagtatAACAATTTCAGATTGAATCTGAATATGGGATTTGTTAGAAACAGCCAGTGACAGCGATAAATCATCTGATGGCTTGTACAGTTTCTAtttacaagccatcagactgttgaacacttgaactggactggccacctgcactgactctccgCACCTTAGCACACACGCTCTCAcgaacacacaggcacgcacaaacacacgcacacacacacacacacacacacacacgctctcacgcacacgcacgcacacacacacacacacacacacacacacacacacacacacgctctcacgcacacacacgcacgcacacacacacacatgcacacgcacacacacacattcatgctacacacacatcacaattgGTTCTACCAGACTCTTATTTACTATTgatgcacaatttaaacacttgctCACCCAATTCCCCCTTCCCAGGTAAAAGTTTAAatattgtgccttcctgtattatactgatgctaaaatgtttattctattctattgagccatttactttgtttgtattcttatcttttattatttattattattgttgcatTGTCCAGAAGAAACCTTCCAGTAAGCATTAAGTTGGgcagtgtataccatgtgtatcctgtacatacgatgAATACAATTTGAAACTTGAAAAAGTTTTTGTCTTCGTGTTCATGTGATTGAGTGTTTTTCCTTCAGGATATGAAGGGGAAAGGTGTAAGGACAATTTCGGTAAAGGCTTTAGGGCATGCGGGGGAAAGGCTTTAGGACATGATAGGGAAAGGCTTTAGGACATGCTAGGGAAAGGCTTTAGGGCATGCTGGGGAAAGGCTTTAGGACATGCTAGGGAAAGGCTTTAGGACATGTTTGGGAAAGGCTTTAGGACATGCTGGGGAAAGGCTTTAGGACATGTTTGGGAAAGGCTTTAGGACATGTTTGGGAAAGGCTTTAGGACATGCTGGGGAAAGGCTTTAGGACATGTTGGGGAAAGGCTTTAGGACATGTTGGGGAAAGGCTTTAGGACATGCTGGGGAAAGGCTTTAGGACATGTTTGGGAAAGGCTTTAGGACATGTTAAGGGAAAGGCTTTAGGGCATGCTGGGGAAAGGCTTTAGGACATGTTTGGGAAAGGCTTTAGGACATGTTGGGGAAAGGCTTTAGGACATGCTGGGGAAAGGCTTTAGGACATGCTAGGGAAATGCTTTAGGACATGTTTGGGAAAGGCTTTAGGACATGTTTGGGAAAGGCTTTAGGACATGCTAGGGAAATGCTTTAGGACATGTTTGGGAAAGGCTTTAGGACATGTTTGGGAAAGGCTTTAGGATATGCTAGGGAAATGCTTTAGGACATGTTTGGGAAAGGCTTTAGGACATGCTGGGGAAATGCTTTAGGACATGTTTGGGAAAGGCTTTAGGATATGCTAGGGAAATGCTTTAGGACATGTTTGGGAAAGGCTTTAGGACATGCTGGGGAAAGGCTTTAGGACATGTTTGGGAAAGGCTTTAGGATAGTAGGCACCAACCCATTCATACCTAAGATCACATACCAAGTCCAAATGTAAACCAGAATCTACCTCTTGCAAAAAATGATGAAAAAACAAGGCCACAATGtagttccactttgacattcTTTATTTTGTTACCTGTCAGTCACAAGCAAAGTATTCATGTAATTATACAAATACTATAATCAGAAGTAAGTGCAACTATCATTTAACATTTAATACCAG encodes the following:
- the LOC109900028 gene encoding parvalbumin-2-like, producing MAFKGMLKDEDIAAALKHSAAAESFNHKEFFTKVGLVGKSAEDLKKAFYFVDQDKSGFIEEDELKLFLQTFSAGARALTEKETKAFLAAGDVDGDGMIGVDEFVTLVNA